From Kamptonema formosum PCC 6407, a single genomic window includes:
- a CDS encoding phycobiliprotein lyase: MDIIEFFEQSAGKWFSQRTLHNLTSGKLEAGKSELKIEILPATDPAVIQLCSEHSLNPVSAPLAGVRVTWNPIADQNHKNGSRLLVPIPNSDNPKTGKLLQSVGPASKNALAKPAQGITTRYIIGEDDVLTLIGESEGFYAEERLWYLIPNLRLRTSVVKQPSGMTIASFCSEIRMGVTQPAAETASAETRS, translated from the coding sequence ATGGACATAATAGAATTTTTTGAGCAAAGTGCAGGCAAGTGGTTTTCCCAGCGTACCCTTCATAACCTGACCTCCGGGAAATTGGAGGCGGGTAAATCCGAACTCAAGATTGAAATCCTACCAGCAACCGATCCCGCCGTCATCCAACTTTGCTCCGAACACTCGCTTAACCCAGTCTCAGCGCCGTTAGCAGGAGTTCGCGTCACTTGGAATCCGATCGCAGATCAAAATCACAAGAATGGCTCTAGACTTCTAGTACCCATTCCCAATTCTGACAACCCCAAGACAGGGAAATTATTACAAAGTGTAGGCCCCGCCTCTAAAAATGCGTTAGCAAAGCCAGCCCAAGGCATCACCACTCGCTACATTATCGGCGAAGACGACGTGCTGACACTGATTGGGGAGTCAGAAGGTTTCTATGCTGAAGAGCGTTTGTGGTATCTCATACCTAATCTGCGGCTACGCACCAGCGTTGTTAAGCAACCTTCGGGGATGACGATAGCATCTTTCTGTTCCGAAATTCGTATGGGTGTAACTCAGCCAGCGGCCGAAACTGCGAGTGCAGAAACCCGAAGCTGA
- a CDS encoding CBS domain-containing protein: MFIRTTALTPAELKAAIVREPLVVSPDTTVIDAIAQMSGMRAICDTVRHGNAQLHLEARSSCVLVAEDEQLLGIVTERDMVLLSAQQRSLEHLAIAEVMASPVVTLRESAFTDLFLAIDLLQHHHIRHLPITDEQDRLVGIITHETLRQTSRPADLLRLRLVSEVMTSEVICAAPDSSMLAIAQLMAHYRVSSVMIVESSSSPTEPLQIPVGIVTERDIVQFQALALNLQTNLAQSVMSTPIFSVRTDDSLWTVQQKMEQHSIRRLAVTGEQGELLGIITQTSLLQALNPLELYKLAEMLEKKVVRLETEKVQLLGNLLEQQVEARTAALNAKVQREKLVAALAAQIRSSLSLQTILDTTVEQVRQVLGCDRVNIWQFEADWQTIAVAESTDSSLSLLGERIDDTCFKQEQAEIYRQGHFRVVTDTSTTEMSDCHRELLIRLQTRAKIIVPLLCGDKLWGLLNASESQHPREWQPEEVKLLQALSLHLAIALQQATTHQKLQEELRERQQAEAYLRESEQRYATLAAAAPVGIFRTDVAGLCTYANDRYFHIAGIAPTAALGNGWQQALHPEDRDWVIAQWDRFIEDGNKGRGEETREENHSFDSSESNNSLSSPSSPSP; encoded by the coding sequence ATGTTCATTCGTACTACGGCTCTCACTCCAGCAGAACTCAAGGCTGCGATCGTCCGCGAACCCTTAGTGGTTTCGCCCGATACAACGGTGATAGATGCGATCGCCCAGATGAGCGGGATGCGGGCTATCTGTGATACGGTCAGACATGGGAATGCACAACTCCATCTAGAGGCACGATCGAGCTGTGTATTAGTGGCAGAAGACGAGCAGTTGCTCGGTATTGTCACAGAGCGAGACATGGTGCTACTGAGCGCCCAGCAGCGTTCCTTAGAGCATTTGGCGATCGCGGAGGTGATGGCATCTCCAGTCGTCACCCTACGCGAGTCTGCCTTTACCGATTTATTTTTAGCGATCGATCTGCTCCAGCACCACCACATTCGCCATTTGCCCATCACAGATGAGCAAGATCGGTTAGTGGGGATAATAACTCATGAAACTCTGCGGCAAACATCTCGCCCCGCAGACCTCTTAAGGTTGCGGCTGGTATCGGAAGTAATGACCAGCGAAGTCATTTGTGCCGCACCAGATAGTTCCATGCTGGCGATCGCTCAACTGATGGCACACTACCGCGTCAGTTCCGTGATGATTGTGGAATCAAGTAGTAGCCCCACTGAACCTCTGCAAATACCAGTAGGGATTGTAACCGAGCGCGATATTGTACAATTTCAGGCCTTGGCCTTGAACCTGCAAACCAATCTAGCTCAATCGGTAATGAGTACGCCGATTTTTAGTGTTAGAACCGACGATTCGCTCTGGACTGTGCAGCAGAAAATGGAGCAGCACTCGATCCGGCGGTTAGCAGTGACAGGGGAGCAGGGAGAGCTATTGGGCATCATCACCCAGACCAGTTTGCTGCAAGCCCTCAACCCGCTAGAGCTATACAAACTAGCGGAGATGTTAGAAAAAAAAGTAGTGCGCCTAGAAACAGAGAAGGTACAACTACTAGGCAATCTCCTAGAGCAGCAAGTTGAAGCCCGCACAGCCGCTCTTAATGCCAAGGTACAACGAGAGAAATTAGTCGCAGCTCTCGCCGCGCAAATTAGATCATCCCTGAGCCTGCAAACAATTCTGGATACAACCGTAGAGCAGGTACGGCAAGTGCTGGGCTGCGATCGCGTCAATATTTGGCAGTTTGAAGCCGACTGGCAAACCATTGCCGTAGCAGAGTCTACCGACTCGTCCCTTTCTCTGCTCGGCGAACGGATCGACGATACCTGCTTTAAGCAAGAACAGGCTGAGATTTATCGCCAGGGACACTTTCGCGTCGTAACGGATACCTCCACAACCGAAATGTCCGACTGTCATCGAGAGCTGCTGATCCGCCTCCAGACACGAGCCAAAATTATAGTACCCCTGTTGTGTGGCGATAAGTTGTGGGGCTTACTCAATGCCAGCGAAAGCCAACACCCCCGCGAGTGGCAACCGGAAGAAGTCAAACTGCTGCAAGCCTTATCATTGCATCTAGCGATCGCCCTTCAACAAGCCACCACCCACCAAAAATTGCAGGAAGAACTGAGGGAACGACAGCAAGCCGAAGCCTACCTGCGAGAGAGCGAACAACGCTATGCTACTCTTGCGGCTGCGGCTCCAGTGGGAATTTTTCGTACCGACGTTGCGGGGCTATGCACTTATGCCAACGATCGCTACTTTCATATCGCTGGGATCGCACCCACAGCCGCCCTTGGCAACGGATGGCAACAAGCGCTACACCCCGAAGATCGAGATTGGGTCATCGCCCAATGGGATCGCTTCATCGAAGACGGGAACAAGGGACGAGGAGAAGAAACTAGGGAAGAAAACCATAGCTTCGACTCTTCTGAATCTAATAATTCCCTATCCTCCCCATCCTCCCCATCCCCCC
- a CDS encoding PAS domain-containing protein, with protein MLSDKLQALEPQINELLPKIQNITTTLKKQSVSLHEVAISDPLLVEENKTLEKLKTINHKLEVKVMQQASQIRQLEKQLQDEQKKHIRSNQLLAKSEARLQSIVRNAFDLIIVLEADMRVQYQSPAIEQILGYKPEDRIGKLFGELIHPDDLAAVKSYLDNLLEQFEPHQTIEFRKRHANNSWVYLEAIGSNCLHDSSVGGIIINLRDITEKKQHLEKVLTTNIDINQFRETEAKVSQLEFRDRKFSQIICEFGYDFTVLSDGVFVCEWMTEAFTAIAGYTLEELKSLGWLHFNLIHPDDEQIVWQQIQSCSSSCSEESEYRIITKNGEVRWLRDSKQIIWDDEQNCVTRVYGICQDITECKRSQVALRETERILQRFIKVASLAIIGIDVNGKVTLWNPAAEKLFGWMLPEVEGNRLSIIPEEHKENFYTLFHSSLQGEVHNGVKLHLKKKDDLLFENYYSTVPMRDATGKIIGTMYIFSQVVEEPFWVRYLRPPTLRV; from the coding sequence ATGTTATCTGATAAGTTGCAGGCTTTAGAACCACAAATTAACGAATTGTTGCCAAAGATACAAAACATAACAACTACTTTAAAAAAACAATCAGTGTCTTTGCACGAAGTAGCAATTAGCGACCCGTTACTTGTTGAGGAGAATAAAACCCTAGAAAAGCTGAAAACAATTAATCATAAATTAGAAGTCAAAGTCATGCAGCAAGCCTCTCAAATTAGACAGTTAGAGAAGCAGTTGCAGGATGAGCAAAAAAAACACATCAGGTCAAATCAGTTATTGGCAAAAAGCGAAGCCAGACTACAATCTATTGTGCGGAATGCTTTCGATTTAATTATCGTCCTAGAAGCTGATATGCGAGTACAATATCAGAGTCCAGCAATAGAGCAGATTTTAGGATATAAGCCAGAAGATAGGATCGGAAAATTATTTGGTGAGTTAATCCATCCAGATGATTTAGCTGCTGTGAAGTCTTACCTAGACAATTTACTAGAACAGTTTGAACCCCACCAAACTATTGAGTTTCGGAAACGCCATGCCAATAATTCTTGGGTATATTTAGAAGCGATTGGCAGCAATTGCCTTCACGATTCCAGCGTCGGCGGCATAATTATAAATCTGCGAGATATTACTGAAAAAAAACAACATCTTGAGAAAGTTTTAACAACAAATATAGACATCAATCAATTTAGAGAAACTGAAGCAAAAGTCTCTCAACTAGAGTTTCGCGATCGAAAATTTTCCCAAATTATCTGTGAATTTGGTTATGATTTTACTGTATTGTCTGATGGAGTCTTTGTCTGCGAGTGGATGACAGAAGCTTTTACCGCGATTGCAGGTTATACCTTGGAAGAATTAAAGAGTTTAGGCTGGCTACACTTTAACCTAATTCATCCTGATGACGAACAGATAGTATGGCAGCAAATCCAGTCTTGTTCATCTAGTTGTAGTGAAGAAAGCGAGTACCGAATTATTACTAAAAATGGTGAAGTGCGATGGCTGCGAGACAGCAAACAAATTATCTGGGACGATGAACAAAACTGTGTCACCCGCGTTTACGGTATCTGTCAAGATATTACCGAATGCAAGCGTTCTCAAGTTGCCCTACGAGAAACCGAACGCATTTTACAACGATTTATTAAAGTTGCATCTTTGGCAATTATTGGCATAGATGTTAATGGAAAAGTAACGCTTTGGAATCCAGCGGCGGAGAAACTGTTTGGCTGGATGTTACCAGAGGTTGAGGGGAATAGATTGTCGATTATTCCTGAAGAACACAAGGAGAATTTTTATACACTTTTTCACTCTTCGCTGCAAGGTGAAGTCCACAACGGTGTAAAATTGCACTTGAAGAAGAAAGATGATTTATTGTTTGAAAACTACTACTCCACAGTACCAATGCGAGATGCTACAGGCAAAATTATCGGTACTATGTACATATTTTCTCAGGTAGTAGAAGAACCTTTTTGGGTGCGTTATCTTCGTCCTCCGACGTTGCGCGTTTGA
- a CDS encoding PAS domain S-box protein: protein SPLSSPSPQPLAPSPFFLEYRFQRPDGGVTWVYGQSVAERDANGETIGYLGTVTDITDRKLAEAHLQASEERYATLVEAAPVGIFRTDAEGNCIYVNDRWCQISGLNPKTAAGTGWRQGLHPDDREAIATEWQQSIQENRPFQLEYRFQRSDGGVTWVYGQSVAELDVEGQVIGYVGTVTDISDRKLTEAALIQSEAQSRALITAIPDLIMRIDRAGIYLEFVTTYSSFHVLGNLPKIVGTHVSTSLPPEQAQKRMDFIQRALEMNSIQIYEQELCIDGRKQIEEVRVVPYSKDEVLALVRDISDRKLTEAALIQSEAQSRAILAAIPDFMFRTDVNGIYQGGVTPNREIDFLPPDFDTAGSAIVDIVPPDIAARHLHYLHQALQTGELQVYEQEVQIEGRLQYEEVRVVKSGENEALFMIRDISDRKQAELQLHQLNQQLEAKVQERTQELWQVNSLQRAILDGADYSIISTDPNGIIQTFNAGAERMLGYSAAEMVGKVTPARLHDINEVIARAALLSVELGQDIPPGFEVFVAKARQGIVSEEEWSYIRKDGYQFPVWLSITALKDVNREIIGFLGIAKDISDRKRAEAELQKLSDRLALSLKSGAIGCWEWDIAQNILFGDERMYELFSIPKSFDCPIAYEMWANKLHPDDRISTETLLHEAVLGQAEYNIEYRIVDPDGSIRFIKGNGVVIRDAQGNPQSMFGINFDISDRKQAELERQKLSERLALSLKSAAIGCWEWNIVQNALLWDERMYELYGVTKSSDSRVVYDIWANGLHPDDRLSNETLIQQAVLGEAEFDTEFRVVHPDGSIHFIKAYGVVARDAQGNPQSMIGVNFDISDRKQAEIERQQLIQELSAFKLALDQSAIVVITDIKGAITYVNDRFCEISGYSRDELLGHTHSLVNSGYHSPDFFQNLWGIISRGQIWRGEVCNRAKNGSIYWVASTIVPFLDEGGRPFQYLAIRFDITARKLVEETLQQENTFRQQIVENMAEGLCVFHEVEEFPFIHFTVWNQQMQAITGYTLDEINRLGWYQTLYLNPEAQQVAIACLLQMREGQSIIAQEREIQRQDGQKRTISISTSMLSSKDEQNYILALIQDITDRKQTEQAMTQQLAAIEAAIDGIGIMQGEGYLYLNQAHLELFGYKHPEELVGKTWKSLYSPEELERFEREVFPMLGRDRAWQGEAIATRKDGSTFTEGLSLTLTDDGLLICICRDISDRKQIEAQLAESETKFRRLVEEGNDVIWSCQTDGILVYLSPQFKTIFGWDESEWIGKPFMDLVHPEDRLLVANDYGQNVKVGKKSSNSEFRHRHRDGNYVWVRTSATPAIDAKGVLVSIQGILSDISDRKQTELALQSSEIRFRRVFDSSIVGMVFADFQGKIIDANDRFLQMVGYTKQELDAGIIHWDAMTPPEYLPADIAAMEHLMQHGAIAPWEKEYYRKDGSRISVLMGAALLPGSEDQTICVLVDISDRKQAEKALQESQQFLQTVLDTIPLPLFWKNRESVFLGCNHQLAKSLSLTLTSDIIGKTDFELSPIEAQAIAYRASDRRVMESGEGDLGIEETLILPSGEQRLIETHKAPLLDWADNVIGVVGMFQDITDRKQAEQIIQQQAQRETLLREITGRIRKSLDLQTIFETATQEIRRFLQADRVGIFKFNRESGFNDGEFVSESVAAEFMSVLEIRVHDRCFGEQFSELYQQGRIQATDDIQNATLSDCHKDILSQFQVRANLILPLLGGKELWGLLCIHQCSSPRHWQQTEINFIQEITNQLAIAIQQADLYEQVQSELVIRKQAEEAIALQLQRQRTLGAIVQQIRESLDIKQILATVTQQVKEILRGDRIIVFRLFGDGRSQIVEEAVSSEFIALKERHWNNESWSQEILEYYWQGNPRIVPDVMTDIWTNCLLEYSIEGQIQSKIVAPILQEVRGSENHRWIAPEGTNKLWGVLVVHACGEKRVWEESEAQLLQQIANQLAIAIQQASLFEQLQEELLERQQAQQQITERNQELAISNEELARATRLKDEFLANMSHELRTPLNAILGMTEGLQDGVFGIVNDPQIKALQTIERSGSHLLELINDILDVAKIESGQMELEYTSVSISRLCQSSLAFIKQQALKKRLQLEIKLPTNVPDLLIDERRIRQVLINLLNNAVKFTPEGGRITLEVSHQRRTEGQGSGGAEGQGRGDGGDGGDGGDGGDREVRDYLRIAIIDTGIGIAPENINKLFQPFIQIDSALNRQYDGTGLGLALVKRIVELHGGQVGLTSNVGFGSCFTIDLPSTAGALFSAELSSAELSSAEVESQSSSSLEPNEAQQKALPLILLAEDNEANISTVSSYLKAKGYRIVLAKNGEEAIALAKSENPNLILMDIQMPGMDGLEAMQQIRLDPKLVKVPIIALTALAMSSDRDRCLAAGANDYISKPVKLKQLAATIQQLLAPQ from the coding sequence ATCTCCCCTCTCTTCCCCTAGCCCCCAGCCCCTAGCCCCTAGCCCCTTCTTCCTTGAATATCGCTTTCAACGTCCCGACGGTGGAGTGACGTGGGTTTATGGGCAGTCCGTCGCCGAACGAGATGCCAATGGGGAAACGATCGGCTATTTGGGCACAGTTACAGACATTACCGATCGCAAACTTGCTGAAGCCCACCTCCAAGCAAGCGAAGAACGCTACGCCACCCTAGTCGAAGCAGCGCCAGTGGGGATTTTTCGCACCGATGCTGAGGGCAACTGCATCTATGTTAACGATCGCTGGTGTCAGATCAGCGGGCTTAACCCCAAAACCGCCGCTGGCACAGGATGGCGACAAGGGCTACACCCTGACGATCGCGAAGCGATCGCCACTGAATGGCAGCAATCTATTCAGGAAAATCGTCCCTTCCAGCTCGAATATCGCTTTCAACGCTCCGACGGTGGGGTGACGTGGGTATATGGACAGTCTGTTGCTGAACTGGATGTCGAAGGGCAAGTAATTGGCTATGTAGGCACGGTGACAGATATTAGCGATCGCAAACTTACCGAAGCAGCCCTAATCCAGAGCGAAGCGCAAAGCCGAGCCTTAATTACTGCCATCCCTGACTTGATCATGCGGATCGATCGCGCAGGCATTTACCTAGAATTTGTCACCACATATTCTAGCTTTCACGTATTGGGTAATTTGCCTAAGATCGTGGGCACCCATGTGTCTACCAGCCTGCCTCCCGAACAGGCACAAAAACGCATGGATTTTATCCAACGGGCGCTAGAAATGAATTCTATCCAGATTTACGAACAAGAACTCTGCATTGATGGCAGAAAACAAATCGAAGAAGTACGGGTTGTCCCCTATAGCAAAGACGAAGTTTTAGCACTGGTACGAGATATTAGCGATCGCAAACTTACCGAAGCCGCCCTGATCCAGAGCGAAGCCCAAAGCCGAGCCATATTAGCAGCAATTCCCGATTTCATGTTTCGCACTGATGTCAATGGTATCTATCAGGGGGGCGTGACACCCAATCGCGAGATAGACTTTCTCCCCCCAGATTTCGATACTGCTGGTTCAGCGATAGTGGACATCGTGCCACCAGACATTGCAGCCCGACATCTACACTACTTACACCAAGCCTTACAGACAGGAGAGTTACAAGTTTACGAGCAAGAAGTACAGATTGAGGGTCGCCTCCAATATGAAGAAGTGAGAGTTGTCAAGAGCGGCGAAAATGAAGCCCTGTTTATGATTCGAGATATTAGCGATCGCAAACAGGCTGAACTACAACTGCACCAACTCAACCAACAGCTAGAAGCCAAAGTTCAAGAACGCACCCAAGAGCTTTGGCAAGTCAACAGCCTGCAACGCGCTATCCTCGATGGTGCCGATTATTCCATCATCTCCACTGACCCCAATGGCATCATCCAGACCTTTAATGCTGGTGCCGAACGGATGCTGGGTTACAGTGCTGCCGAAATGGTAGGCAAAGTTACCCCCGCACGCCTCCACGATATCAACGAGGTAATCGCTCGGGCAGCATTGCTCTCTGTTGAACTGGGGCAAGATATTCCTCCTGGCTTTGAGGTGTTTGTTGCCAAAGCCCGCCAAGGTATAGTCAGCGAAGAAGAATGGAGCTATATCCGCAAGGATGGGTATCAATTTCCTGTGTGGCTATCCATCACCGCCCTCAAAGATGTCAATCGCGAAATTATCGGCTTTTTAGGCATCGCCAAAGATATTAGCGATCGCAAACGAGCTGAAGCTGAACTACAAAAACTATCGGATCGCCTAGCATTGTCACTCAAATCTGGCGCGATCGGTTGTTGGGAATGGGACATTGCACAGAACATCCTATTTGGGGATGAGCGGATGTACGAACTATTTAGTATCCCCAAATCCTTTGATTGCCCTATAGCCTACGAAATGTGGGCCAACAAGCTACATCCCGACGATCGCATCTCCACGGAAACATTACTTCACGAAGCTGTCTTGGGACAGGCAGAATACAATATCGAGTATCGAATCGTAGATCCTGATGGCAGCATCCGCTTTATTAAAGGCAATGGCGTGGTAATCCGAGATGCCCAAGGCAATCCCCAAAGTATGTTTGGGATCAACTTTGATATTAGCGATCGCAAACAAGCTGAACTCGAACGGCAGAAACTATCGGAACGTCTGGCCTTGTCGCTCAAATCTGCGGCGATTGGCTGTTGGGAATGGAACATTGTACAAAACGCCCTCCTTTGGGATGAACGGATGTACGAACTCTATGGAGTCACAAAATCATCTGATTCCCGTGTGGTCTACGACATTTGGGCGAATGGGCTACATCCCGATGACCGCCTCTCCAATGAAACATTAATCCAGCAAGCCGTATTAGGAGAGGCTGAATTTGATACTGAATTTCGAGTCGTGCATCCCGATGGCAGCATCCACTTTATTAAAGCTTATGGAGTGGTGGCACGAGATGCCCAAGGCAATCCTCAGAGCATGATTGGGGTTAACTTTGATATTAGCGATCGCAAACAAGCAGAAATCGAACGACAACAGTTAATTCAAGAACTTTCCGCTTTCAAACTCGCCCTCGATCAATCTGCGATTGTCGTCATCACCGATATTAAAGGAGCGATTACCTACGTTAACGATCGCTTCTGCGAAATTTCTGGCTACTCCCGCGATGAACTGCTCGGTCATACCCATAGCCTGGTCAACTCTGGCTACCATTCCCCAGATTTTTTCCAAAACCTGTGGGGCATCATTTCCAGGGGTCAGATTTGGCGCGGTGAAGTTTGCAATCGCGCTAAAAACGGTAGTATTTACTGGGTTGCCAGCACCATTGTTCCTTTTTTGGACGAAGGCGGACGACCTTTTCAGTATCTCGCTATTCGCTTCGACATTACCGCCCGCAAATTGGTTGAAGAAACGCTCCAGCAGGAAAATACTTTCCGTCAACAAATTGTAGAAAACATGGCAGAAGGGCTGTGCGTTTTCCATGAAGTTGAGGAATTTCCCTTTATCCACTTCACAGTCTGGAATCAGCAAATGCAAGCTATTACAGGCTACACCTTAGACGAAATTAACCGTCTGGGGTGGTATCAAACCTTATACCTGAATCCAGAAGCTCAACAAGTGGCGATCGCTTGCTTGCTACAGATGCGAGAAGGGCAAAGCATCATCGCCCAAGAAAGGGAAATCCAGCGTCAAGATGGACAGAAACGCACTATCTCCATTTCTACCTCTATGCTATCGAGCAAGGACGAACAGAATTATATCCTGGCTCTGATTCAAGACATTACCGATCGCAAACAGACAGAGCAGGCTATGACCCAGCAACTAGCAGCCATTGAAGCAGCGATCGATGGCATTGGGATTATGCAAGGAGAGGGCTACCTCTATTTGAATCAAGCCCATCTAGAACTATTTGGCTACAAACACCCTGAAGAACTGGTAGGCAAAACCTGGAAATCTTTGTATTCCCCAGAGGAGTTAGAACGGTTTGAGCGGGAAGTCTTTCCCATGCTGGGACGCGATCGCGCTTGGCAAGGAGAAGCGATCGCCACCCGCAAAGATGGTTCTACTTTTACCGAAGGGCTTTCCCTCACCCTCACAGACGATGGATTATTAATTTGTATCTGTCGCGATATCAGCGATCGCAAACAAATAGAAGCCCAATTAGCAGAGAGTGAAACTAAATTCCGGCGATTGGTAGAAGAGGGCAACGATGTGATTTGGTCATGTCAAACCGATGGCATACTTGTTTACCTCTCACCCCAATTCAAGACTATCTTTGGCTGGGATGAGAGCGAATGGATTGGGAAGCCATTTATGGATCTCGTGCATCCAGAAGATCGTCTTTTGGTGGCTAACGATTACGGGCAGAATGTCAAAGTTGGTAAAAAGTCAAGTAATTCTGAGTTCCGACATCGCCACCGAGATGGCAATTATGTCTGGGTGAGAACCAGTGCCACACCCGCGATCGATGCTAAAGGAGTATTGGTTAGTATCCAGGGAATTTTATCGGATATTAGCGATCGCAAACAAACTGAACTTGCCCTGCAAAGCAGTGAAATTCGCTTCCGGCGAGTATTTGATTCCAGTATCGTTGGCATGGTATTTGCCGATTTTCAAGGGAAGATTATTGATGCCAACGATCGCTTCTTGCAGATGGTTGGCTACACCAAACAGGAACTAGATGCTGGGATAATTCATTGGGATGCAATGACCCCTCCCGAATATCTCCCCGCCGATATTGCAGCGATGGAACACCTGATGCAGCATGGTGCGATCGCTCCTTGGGAAAAAGAATACTACCGTAAGGATGGTAGCCGGATTTCTGTTCTGATGGGAGCCGCACTCCTTCCCGGTTCAGAGGATCAAACCATTTGTGTATTAGTTGATATCAGCGATCGCAAACAGGCGGAGAAAGCTTTGCAGGAATCGCAGCAGTTTTTGCAAACGGTACTCGATACTATCCCTCTGCCCTTATTTTGGAAAAATCGAGAGTCTGTCTTTTTAGGATGCAATCATCAGTTAGCTAAAAGCCTAAGCTTGACTTTGACCAGCGATATTATTGGTAAAACTGATTTTGAGCTTTCACCAATAGAAGCCCAAGCGATCGCCTATCGTGCTAGCGATCGGCGCGTGATGGAATCTGGTGAAGGTGATTTAGGGATCGAAGAAACCTTGATCCTACCCAGTGGCGAACAAAGATTGATTGAAACCCACAAAGCTCCCCTGCTCGACTGGGCAGATAATGTTATTGGTGTGGTCGGGATGTTTCAAGATATCACCGATCGCAAACAAGCCGAGCAGATCATTCAACAACAGGCCCAGCGAGAAACGCTACTACGAGAAATAACTGGGCGAATCCGAAAATCCCTAGATTTACAGACTATTTTTGAGACTGCTACTCAGGAAATTCGTCGATTTTTGCAAGCAGATCGAGTCGGCATTTTCAAGTTTAATCGTGAGTCTGGCTTCAATGATGGTGAATTCGTCTCTGAATCTGTAGCCGCAGAATTTATGTCAGTCCTAGAAATTAGAGTTCACGATCGCTGTTTCGGCGAACAGTTTTCCGAACTATATCAACAAGGGCGAATTCAAGCTACCGATGATATTCAGAACGCCACTTTATCAGATTGCCACAAGGATATTTTATCACAGTTTCAGGTACGGGCAAACTTGATCCTGCCCTTGCTGGGTGGAAAAGAGTTATGGGGTTTACTCTGCATTCACCAATGTTCAAGTCCGCGACATTGGCAACAGACGGAAATTAATTTTATTCAGGAAATTACCAACCAGTTAGCGATCGCCATTCAGCAGGCTGACCTCTACGAACAAGTGCAATCGGAATTAGTCATCCGCAAACAAGCAGAAGAAGCGATCGCTTTACAATTGCAAAGGCAGCGAACTTTAGGAGCGATCGTCCAGCAAATTCGCGAATCCTTGGATATTAAGCAAATTTTGGCGACCGTGACTCAGCAAGTCAAAGAAATCTTGCGAGGCGATCGGATCATCGTGTTCCGGCTATTTGGTGATGGCAGAAGTCAAATTGTAGAAGAAGCTGTATCTAGTGAGTTTATAGCACTCAAGGAGCGCCACTGGAATAACGAAAGCTGGTCTCAAGAAATCTTGGAATACTATTGGCAGGGGAACCCTCGTATTGTCCCCGATGTGATGACTGATATCTGGACAAATTGCCTGTTGGAATACTCAATTGAAGGTCAAATTCAGTCCAAAATCGTCGCACCTATCCTGCAAGAAGTCCGAGGCAGCGAAAATCATAGGTGGATTGCCCCAGAGGGAACCAACAAACTCTGGGGGGTGTTAGTCGTTCATGCTTGTGGAGAAAAACGAGTATGGGAAGAGTCAGAAGCGCAACTCTTGCAACAAATTGCTAACCAATTGGCGATCGCAATTCAGCAAGCTAGCCTATTTGAGCAGTTGCAGGAAGAACTGCTCGAACGACAACAAGCCCAACAGCAAATCACTGAGCGCAACCAAGAACTCGCTATATCTAACGAAGAACTTGCCCGCGCCACCCGCCTCAAAGACGAGTTTCTTGCCAACATGAGCCACGAACTCCGCACTCCCCTGAACGCGATTTTGGGCATGACTGAAGGGCTACAAGATGGAGTTTTTGGCATCGTCAACGACCCCCAAATCAAAGCTTTACAAACCATCGAGCGCAGTGGCTCTCACTTGTTAGAGTTAATCAACGACATTTTAGATGTCGCCAAAATTGAATCCGGTCAAATGGAACTGGAATATACCTCAGTTTCAATCAGTCGTCTTTGTCAATCCAGTCTGGCATTTATCAAACAACAAGCTCTGAAAAAACGCCTTCAGCTAGAGATTAAACTACCAACCAATGTACCCGACTTATTAATTGATGAACGGCGCATCCGCCAAGTCTTGATCAACCTGCTCAATAACGCCGTCAAATTCACCCCAGAGGGAGGACGCATCACCCTAGAAGTCAGTCATCAAAGGCGGACGGAGGGGCAGGGGAGCGGGGGAGCAGAGGGGCAGGGCAGGGGAGATGGGGGAGATGGGGGAGATGGGGGAGATGGGGGAGATAGGGAAGTGAGGGATTACCTGCGAATTGCCATCATAGATACAGGCATCGGCATTGCCCCAGAAAATATCAACAAACTGTTCCAGCCTTTTATCCAAATCGATAGCGCCCTTAACCGACAATATGATGGGACAGGCTTGGGGCTGGCCTTGGTCAAACGCATTGTCGAACTGCACGGCGGGCAGGTGGGACTAACAAGTAATGTGGGGTTTGGAAGTTGCTTTACAATCGATCTTCCTAGCACTGCTGGTGCTTTATTCTCTGCTGAGCTATCCTCTGCTGAGCTATCCTCTGCTGAGGTAGAATCCCAGAGCTCATCTTCCCTCGAACCCAACGAAGCCCAACAGAAAGCATTGCCTTTAATTTTGCTAGCAGAGGATAACGAAGCTAATATTAGTACAGTTTCCAGTTACCTGAAAGCTAAAGGCTATCGCATTGTGTTAGCAAAAAATGGAGAGGAAGCGATCGCCTTGGCTAAGTCGGAAAACCCTAATCTAATTCTTATGGACATTCAAATGCCGGGGATGGATGGTCTAGAAGCTATGCAGCAAATCCGTCTCGATCCTAAGTTGGTGAAGGTGCCGATCATAGCACTGACCGCCTTAGCGATGAGTAGCGATCGCGATCGTTGTCTGGCTGCGGGGGCCAATGATTACATTAGCAAACCTGTTAAGTTGAAGCAATTGGCAGCTACTATTCAACAACTTTTAGCCCCTCAATAA